One genomic segment of Plasmodium cynomolgi strain B DNA, chromosome 14, whole genome shotgun sequence includes these proteins:
- a CDS encoding hypothetical protein (putative) codes for MRKEFKEYNEKNFRNMQFIYDFLDKIGMKNSLEALKNESKINYVKEYDKYFLEKGRNQDADKDVNTRDEEVDNDLSNIPSDNRCGNRSDSLSDSPSDNLSDNLSDDLEIDRAFFIHTIEKMKNTVLCKAIDSFESALNCSSSSSQNARERGEKRTDSAEKGNSFQNMDTFPDYKKSFTAPSADNRVGIKKEHNECSQDSVQNEGTNRGEHMGIFDKIEDETKSDMDNDSSKAKDACILKKVAENVKDISSVAKNHLKFPLSVNGKLPAGASSKLDLTLNGKPSVEVDENAPKNEAKLGQEKRSIDNFPYNFESIEGAHWPVEKGKSCYLSGKKSKSLNGESGKGATGKVATGKAVTGKAATGKALTSSAGTDSHKARDVHNWDSFFTYEREICRELKVKYSGGAKGKSENNNGDDNYIGSTSNILVVKYVDIYNLDTCQNMRFENIIFFKNFFPILLLVGFADGNVKLLLILYEKSDNEHNAEECIHICKELDHLSLSSPIMFIDINYKDNIFIVSTMNGDIYICKININHLSILTENVELNHSIDDIKNHVKTEERYISIIRNLTYHNKYSIKCVFNEDYSLFCSIANDKNLIIYEKITSENEMSVIYEKKKVIGLPEIPTSVLWVKENHNKEMIITSMLSSNHVLCINSKTYNVESKIYLFDEADKYNILNLEYNKNKNILVICTDTSNIFVYSFVDINGNNIYITSDDKANGTHILIFDIKSGNIIGVINNGYKIRCFQLLKSYICPFSSETNSNNIEENKKSLLILGSFDKKIHFYSN; via the exons atgagaaaagagTTTAAGGAATACAATGAGAAGAACTTCCGGAACATGCAATTTATTTACGATTTTTTGGATAAGATTGGAATGAAAAATAGTTTGGAGGCGTTGAAGAAcgaaagcaaaataaattacgtAAAGGAGTATGACAAgtattttttggagaaaggCAGAAACCAGGACGCGGACAAGGATGTGAACACTCGAGATGAGGAAGTAGATAACGATTTAAGCAACATCCCAAGTGACAATCGATGTGGAAACCGAAGTGATAGCCTCAGTGACAGCCCCAGTGACAACCTCAGTGACAATTTGAGCGACGACTTAGAAATCGATCGCGCCTTTTTTATCCACAcgattgaaaaaatgaagaatacaGTTTTGTGTAAAGCTATAGACAGCTTCGAAAGCGCATTAAACTgtagtagcagcagtagtcAGAATGCGAGGgaaaggggtgaaaaaagaacGGACAGtgcagaaaagggaaacagTTTCCAAAACATGGATACCTTTCCCgactataaaaaaagtttcacaGCACCTTCAGCTGATAACCGCGtagggataaaaaaagaacataacGAATGTAGTCAGGATAGCGTTCAAAATGAAGGTACAAATCGGGGTGAACATATGGgaatttttgacaaaatagAAGACGAGACCAAAAGCGACATGGACAACGATAGCAGCAAAGCTAAAGATGCATGCATACTAAAAAAGGTGGccgaaaatgtgaaggacATATCTTCGGTAGCGAAAAACCATTTGAAATTTCCCCTATCAGTAAATGGGAAATTACCAGCGGGGGCAAGCAGCAAACTTGACTTAACCCTTAATGGAAAACCGAGCGTTGAAGTGGATGAAAATGCGCCCAAAAATGAGGCGAAGTTGGGCcaagaaaaaaggagcattGACAATTTCCCGTACAACTTTGAAAGCATTGAGGGTGCACATTGGCCCGtcgagaagggaaaaagttGCTACTTGAGTGGCAAAAAGAGCAAGAGTCTCAATGGGGAAAGCGGCAAAGGTGCAACGGGCAAAGTGGCAACGGGCAAAGCGGTAACGGGCAAAGCGGCAACAGGCAAAGCGCTAACTAGCAGCGCGGGAACGGACAGCCATAAGGCAAGGGATGTGCACAACTGGGACAGCTTCTTCACGTACGAACGGGAAATCTGCAGAGagttaaaagtaaaatacaGCGGCGGCGCAAAAGGCAAAAGCGAAAACAACAACGGGGATGACAACTACATCGGATCGACGTCCAACATTTTAGTTGTAAAATATGTAGACATTTATAACCTGGATACGTGCCAAAATATGAGATTCGagaatatcatttttttcaaaaactTTTTCCCAATCTTGCTTCTGGTAGGGTTCGCAGATGGAAACGTGAAGCTTCTTTTAATACTCTACGAGAAAAGCGACAATGAACATAACGCGGAGGAATGCATTCACATATGCAAAGAGTTGGACCATCTATCTTTAAGCTCACCCATAATGTTTATCGATATTAACTACAAGGACAATATATTTATCGTGTCCACAATGAATggagatatatatatatgcaaaataaatatcaacCATCTCTCCATTTTAACGGAAAATGTTGAATTAAATCACTCAATtgatgacataaaaaatcatGTAAAAACGGAGGAAAGGTATATTAGCATTATAAGAAATTTAACGTATCATAATAAGTACTCCATCAAATGTGTATTTAATGAGGATTActcacttttttgttccatagCAAATGATaagaatttaattatttacgaaaaaattacaagtgaaaatgaaatgtccgtaatttatgaaaaaaaaaaagtcatagGATTGCCTGAAATACCAACAAGTGTTTTGTGGGTCAAGGAAAATCACAACAAAGAAATGATAATCACCAGTATGCTAAGCAGTAATCATGTCCTTTGTATAAACAGCAAGACGTACAACGTAGAGAGtaaaatttacttatttgATGAAGCAGACAAATATAATATTCTCAATttagaatataataaaaataaaaacattttggtGATATGCACGGACACGTCCAACATTTTTGTCTACTCCTTT GTTGACATAAACGGAAATAACATTTACATCACGTCAGACGATAAAGCGAATGGTACccacattttaatttttgacaTAAAAAGCGGCAACATTATAGGCGTTATAAATAATGGCTATAAAATCAGATGCTTTCAATTGTTAAAAAGTTACATTTGCCCATTTTCCAGTGAAACCAATTCGAATAACattgaggaaaataaaaaatcgttGCTTATCTTGGGATCCTTTGACaagaaaatacatttttactcTAACTGA
- a CDS encoding formin 2 (putative), with product MKNHLERNAKGTTEKKDQRGNANEKEKEEEERRYGMNAIYHQPVGGMEARRIDSFSRIKRVAKETLWNIENFQEDDENVVCFKNFVQKDISDDNVNEGGDIMFDHFGNEKRSESRQDIRSQSGSQSGSQSGSRNGSGNGSGNGSESIRESMRGSIRESIRESMRGSMRESMRGSMRESMREKVITLNNKGRSRNPPRDSKHNPMTGLNLTNYMLVPDEIRHKYTKTYLFQISKRLLVMKKPWRLPKNVELQINNVYHLSNYIKVLERISSEYLNDPPINYYYKGLELYNKNVFANIDYLLKKVDIKKNPKNFQYRNLIKVNECYYDLSTFGKSPNAMFYQSYVIWDVHGSSLTLEQEYENFFDSQIMDYSFGEKEYPNLKYILSICSSILFWLNFNKKDNFAIINYHKISSFILLIFSCVMLVIDNTLTFSQIQEILYKSSKISNSDKENEEDNINTNITSNYFGNKYETLSNGEKSDDTCNITTNLQRDKYERSGRKYDNEEDTALRSNSYKDNSIEKNSYTKKREISDSVNIYNFSNYNSDDYPTYDNHFNGGDMTFATNEYKSRNHVNEFNKMQYHTLNLSGKSAEYDNEMAGSQNRKKTKFSNSWGFDLTNRENYKSNNKVKDHHFWIPFDYWKSSHKRYFFYIYELMKNKNKKVENVPFKLKSIVFSDYVMCSVSVEVYEIIYKDNQEFHLDVLSDCDCDTAGEEGSTGEGTSGSGEPSVEQGGKHGGKQGGKQGGKQGGKQGGKQGGKGSENQSGNQRDDQYSNPSECTEVGESNEDYTQNEESKGEGLREDETFYRDSSVEGKLKRGNPNERDSNDPLKGRDSSDYSNEMILPPASVKNGNGNICGVYKPMGRKSSTDNIPYGESRSPSRLKVPKGHLTADSIFIDRSYEPTACLRNKLRRTSSSYRLRNGSNGCSDSCEGESFNTVNQSNRSISRNRSNLSNSVNSSIGPDYERSLEAKPGKGEGGFAEHLPFDLRRGNGPITHKIRQHEGKYYSPRSLSSVSSKPTSVDHVYRYKNEGIAGSRNIQRERSKGKKTTNAQVNTKVKIKTKEKMKTKSCTFFPQKKTKRSAESNEPLSPVIKKHSCDVPKIGEAEHKKDTKWKEKKIYDFLRKNRKKNQKKGEDRNKGASCAKSGYEYFLKCNNLSYNIVSSYEKNKKKYVTIDFTHDAEGNTKEHIICGDILILIGHKNIEKFHKGFSSSYSFHTGFLKKASSEILHIRKEDMDINSNYESYIPDGMKLSIILDSANRNDCMKAYKRNLKSHNKMEDLKSLRIFEKNKSFESNDSEHVVYGLRASGTTISASDVGSCNGEETSVRGKGRRRTKGGREDDSDEGEEEGKTKWRKGRSGHNVMKCRREEMGKVDDDEEDEEEEEEEEEGEDDEECIEQRCEHRSDKEDEPNETTHHRGETKRTPQQRREHARYSPPEQREQRNKSNFSNSKQMDFHSKINYSGYSIFSEKEPKIKYNATNITQLLTSLFGFKNREDKYSLIKQNVCSLLSSKRSFSNLISLKDYLQRQYEVITNPTESMYNFVKNHVLKVNIPLVHYLKKITHLSNLKIYFSLKLCNNDLSKSLNFIVSIWGINILKKKSSIRYSSTLNELPEFREEFKKIAPHGVGIKTPTELAKHVNHLDSTNVSCTHVDVYEKLDDSSNLFKEYEQVAEDEEVEVVLSKESCRRVSSLHRLEETFEWTRDPGKIVHLKELHPYREIEAVSSMSGAKRERKREEASEAKIDTQNEVTRGEPNEAPSQAKPKEPATHRMQNEGRSEVITNIDGIKIAKLEINKTYHQIREETNFAKLKEQPDFRKNEKEKVQAHKEKTIEDNESFLKSMVEKDEPLKAIEQPSTKSDILKKIEESNYFYAKLPSGELVKLKVKDTNELGTYEKMPLLLIEPVDDSGHFTRAMSGLSLKEESHKNQNATLDKATNKDCLINDLEKMYDQMIMKKNSVESTLSIESDRSTMSRYSTSLVEPPLVSISKGGVPAGEKVEVKLGQKMEIKMGEKMDQKIDAKMDPSVVVNPPELAAKELTKPLAKELVKQPASEGQTKAKAVEALLKKAKEKRPPPPLPPALQKRPPSKATAEGKESGGDTKKESSAKPGVPKKMGKKMPGPPPPPPPFMLSKGKMGEKAKMGMKKCAMNFAPKKYVKIQEKRPLGIKLHWQLLPTHKIEGTVFNEIKSQEAKYNLIDTKAVHKLFARVKGEKKIVKKITEEKKKSSEEKLITVLDRTRAQNIGILLRFPMSTQEIVQKISVFDLENMNTEFLQKVLHILPTKEESDSILQKLEHENVKEENFRDVERKLIPFVYMDKCQCKVEICLFSLKYEKMMNEINKDLDTYDKAVKEVRSSIRLRSLLKAVLKWGNYVNYGVNDNEDLVALGFTLSSVLKLTEFKSSIDNSITSLHYITVSLCTYLPNLNMNLLENDLNSVSVASKMSSETVDILLASLDKEINYIREQLKCTYEDVFKEKMKNILQDSETKYANAQKRYEETKKSVQQLGTYLGEDMSKSANLESIFIILSSIVDNFTKCYKDILANPKKFSIMLNDENLLDEYYTFFGKKKNKNLPSSKNYTPISKEAVTKEQGATKESEKENGKIKINRIQSCIGIVRKNDNAKSSMFQLRTKLMQDIQNRAFIKRGDSDVDKVQCEPTIRLCNKKDTPITNTGLGKNNGGAENAQGLNENGNGVDAKGENVPHGYALGGELKRRENSARSVNETRLGQKKTTGSVKDETRLGADNPLGSVNNETRLRERLNCDEKANGDIATEVNLEEGPKIESKPNASTKIEDKINDEIDGLVGEDKMVE from the exons ATGAAAAATCACCTCGAAAGAAACGCAAAAGGAACAACAGAAAAGAAAGATCAGAGGGGCAACGCAAatgaaaaagagaaggaggaagaagagagACGATATGGAATGAACGCAATTTATCACCAACCTGTTGGCGGAATGGAGGCCAGGCGAATCGACTCCTTTAGCAGGATAAAAAGAGTTGCAAAGGAAACCCTTTGGAACATTGAGAATTTCCAAGAGGACGATGAGAACGTGGTGTGCTTCAAAAACTTCGTCCAGAAGGACATATCGGATGATAACGTGAACGAAGGGGGCGACATCATGTTCGACCATTttggaaatgaaaagagaAGTGAGAGCAGACAGGACATCAGAAGCCAGAGTGGAAGTCAAAGTGGAAGCCAGAGTGGAAGCCGGAACGGAAGCGGGAACGGAAGTGGGAACGGAAGCGAGAGTATACGAGAGAGTATGCGCGGGAGTATACGCGAGAGTATACGCGAGAGTATGCGCGGGAGTATGCGCGAGAGTATGCGCGGGAGTATGCGCGAGAGTATGCGCGAAAAGGTGATCACGCTCAACAACAAAGGCAGGAGCCGCAACCCTCCTCGAGACAGCAAGCACAATCCAATGACGGGACTGAATTTAACGAACTACATGCTGGTGCCAGACGAGATCAGGCACAAGTACACAAAAACGTACTTGTTCCAAATATCAAAAAGATTGCTAGTCATGAAAAAACCGTGGAGATTACCCAAGAATGTAGAGCTACAAATCAACAATGTGTACCATTTGTCCAATTACATAAAAGTGCTGGAGAGAATTTCGAGTGAATATCTGAATGACCCCCCTATTAATTATTACTACAAAGGGTTAGAGCtgtacaacaaaaatgtttttgcaaatataGATTACTTGTTAAAGAAGgtagacataaaaaagaatcccaaaaattttcaatacAGAAATTTAATTAAGGTAAATGAGTGTTACTACGATTTAAGCACCTTTGGAAAATCTCCCAATGCCATGTTTTATCAATCGTATGTCATATGGGATGTTCATGGAAGTAGCTTAACCCTAGAACaggaatatgaaaattttttcgaCTCACAAATTATGGATTATAGCTTTGGAGAAAAGGAGTACCCCAATTTGAAATACATTTTAAGCATCTGCAGCTCAATCCTATTTTGGCTAAactttaacaaaaaagacaacTTTGCGATTATTAATTACCATAAAATTagctccttcattttgttaattttctcTTGTGTCATGCTAGTCATAGATAACACTTTAACCTTTTCCCAAATTCAAGAAATCCTCTACAAGTCGTCGAAAATAAGTAACAGTGATAAGGAGAATGAAGAGGATAACATCAACACGAATATTACTTCAAACTATTTTGGAAACAAATATGAGACTCTTTCAAACGGGGAAAAATCGGATGACACGTGTAACAT AACGACAAATCTGCAAAGAGACAAATATGAGAGAAGTGGGCGCAAATATGACAATGAGGAGGACACCGCCCTTCGCAGCAACAGTTATAAGGATAACTCCATCGAGAAAAATTCCTACACGAAGAAAAGAGAAATCTCGGATTCGGTGAATATCTACAATTTTAGTAACTACAACAGCGATGATTACCCCACATATGACAACCATTTTAACGGAGGTGATATGACTTTCGCCACGAACGAATATAAATCACGTAACCACGTGAATGAGTTTAACAAAATGCAATACCATACATTAAATTTGAGCGGAAAAAGTGCAGAATACGATAATGAGATGGCAGGTTCACAGAACAGGAAGAAGACCAAATTTTCAAACTCCTGGGGATTTGATCTAACAAACagagaaaattacaaaagtaACAATAAAGTAAAGGACCACCACTTTTGGATTCCATTTGATTACTGGAAATCTTCTCacaaaagatattttttttacatttatgagttaatgaaaaataaaaataaaaaagtggaaaatgtGCCCTTTAAGTTGAAGAGCATTGTTTTTAGCGACTACGTCATGTGCTCCGTTTCGGTCGAGGTGTATGAGATTATTTACAAAGATAATCAGGAATTTCACCTGGACGTTTTGTCCGATTGTGACTGCGACACCGCTGGGGAGGAGGGGTCCACGGGCGAGGGTACAAGCGGAAGCGGCGAACCAAGTGTTGAGCAAGGTGGTAAACACGGTGGTAAACAAGGCGGTAAACAAGGCGGTAAACAAGGCGGTAAACAAGGCGGTAAACAAGGTGGTAAAGGAAGTGAAAACCAGAGTGGAAACCAACGTGATGACCAATACAGCAACCCTAGCGAATGCACCGAGGTTGGTGAGTCGAATGAGGACTACACGCAGAATGAAGAATCAAAGGGAGAAGGCCTCCGTGAAGATGAAACCTTTTACAGGGACTCTTCCGTGGAGGGGAAGCTAAAACGAGGAAACCCAAATGAACGCGATTCGAATGATCCCTTGAAGGGAAGGGATAGCAGTGATTACTCCAACGAGATGATCCTCCCCCCAGCTAGCGTAAAAAACGGAAATGGCAATATATGTGGAGTATATAAACCCATGGGTAGAAAATCAAGCACGGATAACATTCCATACGGAGAAAGTAGATCCCCTAGCAGGTTAAAAGTACCAAAGGGTCATCTCACCGCTGACAGCATTTTTATAGATAGGAGCTATGAACCAACTGCGTGCCTGAGAAATAAATTGAGGAGGACATCTTCTTCTTATAGATTAAGGAACGGCTCAAATGGGTGCAGTGACAGCTGCGAGGGGGAGTCATTTAATACAGTGAATCAATCAAATCGGTCAATTTCGCGGAATCGATCGAATCTGTCCAACTCGGTCAATTCGTCTATTGGGCCAGACTATGAACGAAGTCTGGAGGCCAAACCGGGGAAGGGAGAAGGAGGATTCGCTGAGCACCTTCCGTTCGACCTCCGCAGAGGAAATGGCCCCATCACACACAAAATAAGACAGCATGAGGGGAAGTACTATTCTCCCAGATCACTCAGTTCAGTTTCGTCCAAACCAACATCGGTAGATCACGTGTACagatacaaaaatgagggcATTGCAGGCAGTAGAAATATTCAAAGGGAAAGGtccaaagggaagaaaactACCAACGCGCAAGTGAACACAAAAGTGAAGATAaagacgaaggagaaaatgaagacgaaatcgtgcacattttttccacaaaagaagacgaagagaTCGGCCGAATCGAATGAACCGCTCTCGCCCGTGATAAAGAAACACAGTTGTGATGTGCCCAAAATAGGAGAAGCGGAACATAAGAAAGACACcaaatggaaggaaaaaaaaatttacgattttttaaggaagaatagaaaaaagaaccagaaaaaaggggaagatagAAATAAAGGAGCATCTTGTGCGAAATCAGGATATgaatactttttaaaatgtaacaaCCTAAGTTACAACATCGTGTCGTCGTacgagaagaacaaaaaaaaatatgtgacaATCGATTTCACACATGACGCTGAAGGGAATACCAAAGAACACATCATATGTGGAGATATTCTCATACTAATTGGacacaaaaatatagaaaaatttcataaagGATTTTCAAGTTCTTATTCTTTCCATACTGGTTTTTTAAAGAAGGCCTCATCCGAAATCCTTCACATAAGGAAAGAAGACATGGACATTAACAGCAACTACGAAAGCTACATTCCGGATGGCATGAAATTGTCCATCATTTTGGACTCCGCTAATAGAAATGACTGTATGAAAGCGtacaaaagaaatttaaagagtcataacaaaatggaagattTGAAATCGTTGagaattttcgaaaaaaataaatccttcGAGTCGAATGATTCGGAGCATGTTGTGTATGGTCTGCGAGCTAGTGGAACTACCATTTCGGCCTCTGATGTGGGAAGCTGCAATGGGGAAGAGACAAGCGTCAGGGGAAAGGGCAGAAGGAGGACAAAGGGAGGGAGAGAAGATGATTCAGAtgaaggagaggaggagggaaaaaccaaatggaggaagggaagaagcggccACAATGTGATGAAGTGCAGAAGGGaggaaatgggaaaagtagacgacgatgaggaggatgaagaagaagaagaagaagaagaagaaggagaggacgATGAAGAGTGCATAGAACAGCGATGCGAACATCGCAGTGATAAGGAGGACGAGCCAAACGAGACCACCCATCACAGGGGAGAAACAAAACGGACACCACAGCAACGTAGAGAACACGCGCGTTACTCACCACCAGAGCAGAGGGAACAGAGGAATAAGTCAAACTTTAGCAATAGCAAACAAATGGATTTCCATTCGAAGATAAATTATAGTGGCTACTCAATTTTCAGCGAAAAGGAGcccaaaataaaatacaacgCTACGAACATAACGCAACTGTTAACGTCCCTCTTcggttttaaaaatagagaagacaaatattctttaataaaacaaaacgtaTGTTCTTTGTTGTCCTCCAAAAGATcgttttcaaatttaattTCCTTAAAGGATTATTTACAGAGACAATATGAAGTAATTACCAACCCGACAGAGAGTatgtacaattttgtgaagaaTCATGTTTTGAAGGTAAACATCCCTCTGGtacattatttaaaaaaaataactcatttgtcgaatttgaaaatttatttttccctaaAGTTGTGCAACAATGATTTGAGTAAGTCTCTCAATTTTATTGTCTCCATATGGGGAATTaacatcttaaaaaaaaaaagttccatTAGATACTCCTCAACTTTGAACGAGCTCCCAGAATTTAGGGaagagtttaaaaaaatcgcccCCCATGGTGTAGGCATAAAAACACCCACTGAGTTAGCAAAACATGTAAATCATTTAGACAGCACAAATGTCAGTTGTACACACGTGGACGTGTACGAAAAATTGGATGACAGTTCAAATCTGTTTAAGGAGTACGAACAGGTAGCGGAAGATGAGGAAGTTGAAGTGGTACTTTCGAAAGAATCGTGTAGGAGAGTGAGCTCGCTCCATCGCTTGGAGGAGACGTTCGAATGGACGAGGGACCCTGGGAAGATCGTGCACCTGAAGGAGCTGCATCCCTACAGAGAAATCGAGGCGGTGAGTTCGATGAGTggggcaaaaagggagagaaaaagggaagaagcaagtgaagcaaaaattgatacacaaaatgaagttacACGCGGCGAACCAAATGAAGCCCCAAGTCAGGCCAAACCCAAGGAACCCGCGACGCATAGGATGCAAAACGAGGGACGCTCCGAAGTGATCACAAACATAGACGgaataaaaattgccaagCTGGAAATCAACAAGACATACCACCAAATaagggaagaaacaaattttgcaaaattgaaagAGCAACCAGATTtcagaaaaaacgaaaaggaaaaagtccAGGcacataaagaaaaaactatAGAGGACAATGAAAGTTTTCTGAAAAGCATGGTGGAAAAAGACGAACCATTAAAAGCGATAGAACAGCCTAGCACAAAAAgtgatatattaaaaaaaatagaagaaagtaattatttttacgcaAAATTGCCCAGTGGAGAATtggtaaaattaaaagtaaaGGACACGAACGAGTTAGGTACATACGAAAAAATGCCTCTTCTGCTCATTGAACCTGTGGATGATTCAGGACATTTTACACGTGCAATGAGTGGCTTAAGTTTGAAGGAGGAATCTCATAAAAATCAAAACGCCACCCTGGACAAGGCCACTAATAAAGATTGCCTAATAAacgatttggaaaaaatgtatgaccAAATGattatgaaaaagaacaGCGTTGAGTCCACGTTGAGTATCGAAAGTGATAGGTCCACTATGTCTAGGTATTCCACGTCCCTCGTAGAGCCCCCCCTCGTTTCTATCTCGAAGGGGGGGGTGCCCGCGGGGGAAAAAGTGGAGGTCAAATTGGGTCAGAAAATGGagataaaaatgggagagaAAATGGACCAAAAAATTGACGCCAAAATGGACCCAAGCGTGGTAGTGAACCCCCCCGAGCTAGCAGCCAAGGAACTGACCAAGCCACTGGCCAAGGAACTGGTCAAGCAACCGGCGAGCGAGGGTCAAACGAAGGCAAAGGCCGTGGAGGCGCTCCTCAAAAaagcgaaggaaaaaagacCGCCGCCCCCGTTGCCACCCGCGCTACAGAAAAGACCCCCTTCGAAAGCGACGGCGGAGGGGAAAGAATCAGGAggggacacaaaaaaagaaagtagcGCCAAACCAGGGGTgcccaaaaaaatggggaagaaaatgccaggccctcctcctcccccaccCCCATTTATGTTAAGTaaaggcaaaatgggagaaaaagccaaaatgggaatgaaaaaatgcgcaaTGAATTTTGCACCGAAAAAGTACGTGAAAATCCAAGAAAAAAGACCCCTAGGAATTAAACTACACTGGCAACTATTACCAACACACAAAATTGAAGGAACcgtttttaatgaaataaaaagtcAGGAAGCAAAGTATAATCTGATCGACACAAAAGCTGTTCACAAATTATTCGCTCGagtaaaaggagaaaagaaaattgtaaaaaaaatcacagaagagaagaaaaaaagcagcgaagaaaaattaataaccGTTTTGGATAGAACAAGAGCTCAGAACATCGGAATTTTGTTACGATTTCCTATGAGTACCCAAGAAATTGTGCAGAAGATAAGCGTATTTGACcttgaaaatatgaatacagagtttttgcaaaaggtaTTGCACATTTTACCAACGAAGGAAGAAAGTGATagtattttacaaaaactggaacatgaaaatgtgaaagaagaaaatttcagAGATGTTGAAAGGAAGCTAAttccatttgtttatatGGACAAATGTCAATGTAAGGTAgaaatttgtttattttcactaaaatatgaaaaaatgatgaatgaaataaacaAAGATTTGGATACTTATGACAAAGCTGTGAAGGAAGTACGATCAAGCATACGCTTGAGGTCTTTGCTGAAGGCCGTTCTCAAATGGGGCAATTATGTCAACTATGGTGTTAATGACAATGAAGATTTAGTCGCCCTAGGGTTTACCTTATCATCAGTGTTGAAGCTAACAGAATTTAAATCGTCCATAGATAATAGCATCACCTCGTTGCACTATATCACTGTTAGTCTTTGTACCTATTTAccaaatttaaatatgaacCTTCTAGAAAATGACCTAAACTCCGTTTCAGTCGCGTCCAAAATGTCGTCCGAAACGGTAGATATTCTGCTAGCTTCACTcgataaagaaataaattacatcAGAGAGCAGTTGAAATGTACCTATGAAGAtgtttttaaagaaaaaatgaaaaatattttacaagaCAGCGAAACGAAGTATGCCAATGCGCAAAAGAGATAcgaagaaacgaaaaaatctGTGCAGCAGTTGGGTACCTACCTGGGGGAAGATATGTCAAAAAGTGCAAACCTCGAaagcatatttattatattatccTCTATTGTGGATAATTTTACCAAATGTTACAAAGACATCTTGGCCAATCCCAAAAAGTTTTCCATAATGctaaatgatgaaaatttactAGATGAATATTACaccttttttggaaaaaaaaaaaataaaaatttgcccAGCTCTAAAAATTATACCCCAATAAGTAAAGAAGCAGTAACGAAAGAACAAGGTGCAACAAAAGAGAGTGAGAAAGAAAAtgggaagataaaaattaatagaaTCCAAAGCTGCATTGGTATAgtcagaaaaaatgataacgCCAAGAGTTCCATGTTTCAGCTGAGGACTAAATTAATGCAGGACATACAGAATAGGGCTTTCATCAAAAGGGGGGACTCGGATGTAGACAAAGTACAATGTGAGCCAACGATCCGTTTGTGCAACAAGAAAGATACGCCTATCACGAATACCGgattggggaaaaataacGGTGGGGCAGAAAATGCACAAGGTTTAAATGAAAACGGGAATGGCGTTgatgcaaagggggaaaatgtgCCGCATGGATACGCCTTGGGGGGcgaattaaaaaggagggaaaactCGGCTAGAAGTGTAAATGAGACAAGGttagggcaaaaaaaaaccactGGAAGTGTAAAGGATGAGACAAGGTTAGGTGCGGATAATCCCCTCGGAAGTGTAAACAACGAGACGAGGTTAAGAGAGAGACTAAACTGTGATGAAAAGGCAAATGGAGATATAGCCACTGAGGTGAACCTGGAAGAGGGTCCAAAAATCGAGAGCAAACCCAACGCAAGTACCAAAATTGAGGACAAAATAAACGATGAGATAGATGGACTCGTGGGGGAAGACAAAATGGtggaataa